The stretch of DNA GTCCAACCGGCTGCACCGGGCGCGCGATCGCGCCCGCGCGATGGTCGCGCGCCTCGACAGGGCGTTCGCTCCGCGGGCCGAACTCATCAGCCGCGCCGACGCGGACACGGTGGTCTGCCGCTGCGAAGACGTGCGGGTCGGAGACCTGAACCCCGACTGGAGCGGCCGGGAGGCCAAGCTGGCCACGCGCGCCGGCATGGGCGCCTGCCAGGGCCGCGTGTGCGGAACCGTGCTGGAGCGGATGTACGATTGGGCGCCTGGCACGGTACGGCCTCCGATCGCGCCCGTGTGCGTGGACGCGCTCGCCGCCGGCGGCGACCTGATCGGGTGACGCACAGCCATCGCGGCCGGTTGCCCGCAATCCGGACAAACCTGTAGCTTACGCTGCGCAGAAGGTCGTGCGGTTTCACCGTTCACATACAGGCGCCCCCAATGGCGACGTACAAATACGCAAAGGTCCCCGCACGCGGGGACGGCATCGGCTACCAGGACGGGGAACTCAAGGTCCCCGATCATCCCATCATTCCGTACATCGAAGGCGACGGCACGGGCGCCGACATCTGGCGTGCCTCCGTTCGCGTGTTCGACGCCGCGGTGGAGAAGTGCTTCGGCGGCAAGCGCAAGGTCGCCTGGATGGAGGTGTTCGCGGGCGAGAAGGCATTCACCACCTACAAGGACTGGCTGCCCCAGGAGACCGTGGACGCGTTGCGCGAGTTCCGGGTGTCCATCAAGGGTCCGCTCACGACTCCGATCGGTGGCGGCATTCGTTCGCTCAACGTGACGCTGCGCCAGGTGCTCGACCTCTACGCCTGCATCCGTCCCGTGCGCTACTTCGAGGGCGTGGGCAGCCCGATGAAGGAGCCGGGCCGGCTCGACATCATCGTGTTCCGAGAGAACACCGAGGACGTGTACGCCGGTATCGAGTGGAAGGCCGGGTCCGCCGAAGCCGACAGGCTCATCGCGATCATCAAGAACGAACTGGGCAAGGAGATCCGGGAGCACTCGGCCATCGGCATCAAGCCGATGTCGGAGTTCGGCTCCAAGCGCCTGGTGCGGATGGCCATCCAGTACGCGCTCAACCACAACCTGCCGTCGGTGACGCTGGTCCATAAGGGGAACATCATGAAGTTCACCGAGGGGGCGTTCCGCGACTGGGGCTACGAAGTGGCGCGTGACGAGTTCGCGGGGCTGGTGGTGGCCGAGGGCGATCTGGGCAGGGCGGGGACCGGCGCCCGCGCCGACGCCGTGGTGATCAAGGACCGCATCGCGGACTCGATGTTCCAGCAGCTGCTCCTACGGCCCAGCGAGTACTCGGTGCTGGCCACGCCCAACCTGAACGGCGACTACCTCTCCGACGCCGCCGCGGCGCAGGTGGGAGGCCTGGGGATCGCCCCGGGTGGGAACGTTGGGGACGGCGTGGCGGTATTCGAAGCCACGCACGGGACGGCCCCCAAGTACGCCGGCCTCGACAAGATCAACCCGGGCAGCGTGATCCTGTCGGGGGTGATGATGTTCGAATACCTGGGATGGACCGAGGTCGCCCGGATGATCGTGCGGGGCCTCGAGAATGCCATCGCGGCCAAGCACGTAACGTACGACCTGGCCCGCCAGATGCCGGGCGCAGTGGAGGTCTCCACGTCGGCGTTCGGCGACCAGATCATCAAGGGCATGACCACCTGAACGGCCGGCCTGGACCTATCACCATACACTCATATCCACCCCATGGCCATTCCGATCGCAGCGCGTGCCGCCGAGTTTGGCACGCTCGACACGCCGCTCCTCGCCATCGCACTCGGCGCCGGTGATGCGCTCCCGCCCGCGCTCGCCCCTGTGGACGCGGCCACCCTCGGCGCGATCGGCCGCGCCCTCGCATCGCGTGACTTCCGCGGCGGCCGCGATGAAGTCCTCACGCTCGCCGGCGGCGCGCAAGGCATCCGCCGCGTGCTGCTCGTGGGCACGGGAAAGCCGACGCGGCGCACCGACGCGCTGCGCCGGG from Gemmatimonadaceae bacterium encodes:
- the icd gene encoding isocitrate dehydrogenase (NADP(+)) codes for the protein MATYKYAKVPARGDGIGYQDGELKVPDHPIIPYIEGDGTGADIWRASVRVFDAAVEKCFGGKRKVAWMEVFAGEKAFTTYKDWLPQETVDALREFRVSIKGPLTTPIGGGIRSLNVTLRQVLDLYACIRPVRYFEGVGSPMKEPGRLDIIVFRENTEDVYAGIEWKAGSAEADRLIAIIKNELGKEIREHSAIGIKPMSEFGSKRLVRMAIQYALNHNLPSVTLVHKGNIMKFTEGAFRDWGYEVARDEFAGLVVAEGDLGRAGTGARADAVVIKDRIADSMFQQLLLRPSEYSVLATPNLNGDYLSDAAAAQVGGLGIAPGGNVGDGVAVFEATHGTAPKYAGLDKINPGSVILSGVMMFEYLGWTEVARMIVRGLENAIAAKHVTYDLARQMPGAVEVSTSAFGDQIIKGMTT